A window of Thermoanaerobacterales bacterium genomic DNA:
ATCAGAGGGAAATCCAGCCAGACATATCTGGAAGCGCTATAATAAGTCTTGCCTGCTATAGCACCGGCAGATAATATCTAGTCGAGGGGGTGCCAGAGTGTCCCAATTGGGAAAGCGCATCATGCATATGCGTGAGGCGCGGCAGATCAGCCAAAACGCACTCGCCAAGAAATCCGGCGTTGCTCAGTCTTCAATCAGCGATATCGAAAGCGGTAAGAGAATACCGTCGGTGCCTACGCTTGAAAGGCTTGCCGCCGCCCTGGGCGTTCCCGTGACCGCCCTGTTCGCCGGCGGGGATGAAACGCCCGGCGACGTGACCAAAACCGGTACCGACTAACTTCGCCGCAGGATTACTAAATCCTGCCAGCACCTTGCCCTCCGACAACCGACCCTATGGGAGCCCCAGCCCCGGGGCGCGTTATACCACCAATGCTTAAGCGGGGATCTGCGGCGCGCCAGCGCACGGATACCCGACAGCACGGGGAGGTTAAGTCATGCCTGTGGCCGAAACGTGCAAAAATATCGGAAAATCCCGCGGTCGCCCGAAAAAAATTGATGAGGCATTACTCCGTCAACTTGTCGCCGCGGGTAAGAAGGATGTGGAGATCGCTTCAGAGTTGGGCGTGGCCCAGGCAAGCGTAACCGAGGCCCGCCAGCGCCTGGGCCTGGCCCCCAATGCCGTCCGCGGCCGGCCGAGAAGCCCGGAGGGCGAA
This region includes:
- a CDS encoding helix-turn-helix transcriptional regulator; the protein is MSQLGKRIMHMREARQISQNALAKKSGVAQSSISDIESGKRIPSVPTLERLAAALGVPVTALFAGGDETPGDVTKTGTD